In Vibrio hippocampi, a single genomic region encodes these proteins:
- a CDS encoding urate hydroxylase PuuD yields the protein MWPQLYEWIALFIKWFHVICGIAWIGASFYFTWLDNSLETPPKWKKDKGIKGDLWAVHGGGFYEVAKYQVGPEQMPEKLHWFKWEAYTTWMTGTALLIWMYYFNAQAYLIDPRIMPLSSMEAVAIGIGGVLAGVIVYEAVLRSPLATTRASLVSAIVLIGALFFYGFSEVFSGRGAFIHMGVLIGSIMVNNVFHKIIPGQRKMVAQVAAGKPVDPKPGLEGKRRSIHNNYFTLPVIFLMISNHYPMIYQHPNNWLVGLMVMLFSAWIRHYFNLKHSGITKPSVIVSGALAMSLLALVVSWPIVSKPTLSDSVTKSDITESSITENNITENNDIADPNQPQQTAGLNDAMAASQQQVFDIVTQRCSTCHSTQPTDDVFTVAPGGAAFDNWQDVERWSTRIVARAVESSDMPFLNKTEMTEAEREILKQGLR from the coding sequence ATGTGGCCTCAACTCTACGAGTGGATTGCGTTATTTATCAAATGGTTCCATGTAATTTGTGGCATTGCCTGGATTGGTGCCAGTTTCTATTTCACTTGGCTCGATAACAGTCTTGAGACACCACCCAAATGGAAAAAAGACAAAGGCATTAAAGGCGATCTCTGGGCAGTACATGGCGGCGGATTTTATGAAGTCGCCAAATACCAAGTCGGTCCCGAGCAGATGCCAGAAAAGCTGCATTGGTTTAAATGGGAAGCCTATACCACATGGATGACCGGCACTGCGCTGTTAATTTGGATGTACTATTTTAATGCGCAAGCCTATCTGATTGATCCGCGTATTATGCCGCTTTCTAGTATGGAAGCGGTCGCCATTGGCATCGGTGGCGTGCTCGCAGGCGTTATCGTTTATGAAGCGGTGCTTCGCTCTCCTTTGGCGACGACAAGAGCCTCACTGGTTTCAGCTATTGTGCTTATCGGCGCACTGTTTTTTTATGGCTTTAGCGAGGTGTTTAGTGGTCGCGGCGCATTCATTCATATGGGCGTATTGATCGGCTCTATCATGGTCAATAATGTGTTCCATAAAATCATTCCCGGACAGCGTAAAATGGTTGCTCAGGTCGCCGCTGGTAAGCCTGTCGATCCAAAGCCGGGACTCGAGGGTAAGCGTCGCTCTATCCACAACAACTACTTCACTCTGCCGGTGATCTTCTTGATGATCAGCAACCACTATCCGATGATCTATCAGCACCCGAACAACTGGTTAGTCGGTCTGATGGTGATGCTGTTCAGTGCTTGGATTCGTCACTATTTCAACCTAAAACATAGCGGCATCACCAAACCCAGCGTCATTGTCAGCGGTGCTTTGGCGATGAGTCTGTTGGCACTGGTGGTCAGTTGGCCGATAGTCAGCAAACCCACATTAAGTGACAGCGTCACCAAAAGCGATATCACTGAAAGCAGCATTACTGAAAACAACATCACTGAAAACAACGACATTGCAGACCCCAACCAACCTCAACAGACCGCTGGGCTCAACGATGCAATGGCAGCAAGCCAACAGCAAGTTTTCGATATCGTCACACAGCGCTGCTCCACCTGTCACAGCACGCAACCGACTGATGATGTATTCACTGTCGCCCCCGGCGGTGCTGCCTTTGATAATTGGCAAGATGTCGAACGCTGGTCAACACGCATTGTCGCCCGCGCTGTTGAAAGCAGTGACATGCCATTTCTTAATAAAACGGAAATGACTGAGGCAGAGAGGGAGATATTAAAGCAGGGATTAAGGTAA
- a CDS encoding LysE family translocator, which translates to MTLTIWLSLFTICLLGAMSPGPSLAIVAKHALAGGRVNGLATAWAHALGIGIYAIITLVGLAVVLQQSPLLFKTISLAGAAYLAYLGINALRSKGGVAAKLKSGEQTTAIQSAREGFLISILSPKIALFFIALFSQFVAIGNGISDKMLIVATPLVVDGLWYTFITLVLSNSLVVDRIRAKAVLIDRLSGVVLLLLALRVLWTI; encoded by the coding sequence ATGACACTGACAATTTGGCTATCACTTTTTACCATCTGTTTATTAGGCGCAATGTCACCGGGACCCAGCTTGGCGATTGTCGCTAAGCATGCTTTGGCGGGTGGCAGAGTCAACGGCTTGGCGACGGCTTGGGCTCATGCTCTCGGCATTGGGATCTATGCCATCATCACTCTGGTCGGCTTAGCCGTGGTATTGCAACAAAGTCCACTGCTGTTTAAAACCATCAGTCTTGCGGGTGCGGCTTATTTGGCTTATCTCGGCATCAATGCGCTTCGCTCAAAGGGAGGGGTTGCTGCGAAATTGAAGTCTGGGGAACAGACCACCGCCATTCAATCCGCCCGAGAAGGGTTTCTCATTTCGATTTTAAGTCCAAAGATCGCGCTATTTTTTATCGCGCTTTTTAGTCAGTTTGTGGCGATAGGCAACGGAATTAGCGATAAAATGCTTATTGTCGCCACGCCTTTGGTTGTCGATGGTTTGTGGTATACCTTCATTACGCTGGTGCTGTCGAACTCGCTGGTGGTGGATCGAATTCGCGCCAAAGCGGTTTTGATTGATAGGTTGTCGGGAGTCGTGTTGCTGCTGCTTGCGCTACGCGTGCTTTGGACGATTTAA
- a CDS encoding RES family NAD+ phosphorylase — protein MPILWRISNFEDLDGIGGLYASGRWHSRGNQIVYLAEHPALALLEVMAGLEIDLDDLPNDFKLLKVQVPEHDISSSHVFQLKSDWNHSEKETQELGNDWLANKQPLLAKVPSAILPESSNFLYNPRHPDAQNTKVIEVITFPFDQRLVT, from the coding sequence ATGCCTATACTATGGCGCATCTCCAATTTTGAGGATCTGGATGGTATTGGTGGCTTGTACGCATCTGGTCGATGGCATAGCCGCGGAAATCAGATTGTGTATTTAGCAGAGCATCCAGCTCTCGCTCTATTAGAAGTGATGGCTGGACTTGAGATTGACCTTGATGATCTACCTAATGACTTTAAGCTGCTCAAGGTACAAGTGCCAGAACATGACATTAGCAGCAGCCATGTTTTCCAATTAAAAAGCGATTGGAATCATAGTGAGAAGGAGACCCAAGAGCTAGGTAATGATTGGCTAGCAAACAAACAACCGTTGCTAGCCAAAGTGCCCAGCGCCATTCTTCCTGAGTCGAGCAATTTTCTCTATAACCCTCGTCATCCAGATGCCCAGAATACCAAGGTGATTGAAGTGATCACTTTTCCTTTTGACCAGCGATTGGTGACCTAG
- a CDS encoding antitoxin Xre/MbcA/ParS toxin-binding domain-containing protein, translating to MTATIELTVNANLSQWFDATIEDELDLSNLVRDGVDPSALSRLYQHGFEKQELNWVIPARTLTHRINKAEKLNRDESAKLIRAARLTAQARVIFGDETKANRWLSKPKKQLDGKTPKEAMQDEFGGNIVEQLLNRIESGYF from the coding sequence ATGACAGCAACAATCGAATTGACAGTTAATGCAAACCTCAGTCAGTGGTTTGATGCCACGATCGAGGACGAACTTGATCTGTCTAATTTGGTAAGGGATGGAGTCGACCCATCAGCGCTATCCAGATTGTATCAACATGGTTTTGAAAAGCAGGAGTTAAATTGGGTAATCCCAGCAAGAACCTTAACTCATCGAATTAATAAAGCAGAAAAGCTGAATCGTGATGAAAGCGCAAAGCTAATCCGAGCCGCACGGTTAACCGCGCAGGCTCGTGTCATTTTTGGTGATGAAACCAAGGCAAACCGTTGGTTAAGCAAACCCAAAAAGCAACTGGATGGGAAAACACCCAAAGAGGCGATGCAAGATGAGTTTGGTGGCAACATTGTTGAACAACTACTCAACAGAATCGAATCCGGATACTTCTAA
- a CDS encoding RidA family protein encodes MSGKIIKVSRNTENAPINRSSTQSVAFSHYNNISAQLPIVPSSGKLVEGGIREHSRQCLDNIKAIVESVGHGLHDVVKITVYLKSMADLDAVDEVYNEYFSSHLPTRSVLAVAALPTEGALVQMDALISNGEGTHPQAPCELIKRVRNTPKAPMDRLSSQSVAFSHYNHISAQLPIEPNTGNIAAGGVKAQARQCLTNLKAVLTSIDVPLDDIVKINIHVTNLDDICAVNEVYSSFFPCSAIARSVAYMPARSIIKAEGLPMDALVQIDATVSHGDGTPPQAVEDRHGIVIRAHNTENAPVSKLATHTVAFSHYNNVSAQLPIQPQSGDLIASDVRQQTAQCLSNIKAIVESVNHDMDDIVKFNIQLKQVEDLAQVDQVLADYFDNDYPSRTVIGVSDIAMGALVQIDAIVSNAEGTPPQA; translated from the coding sequence ATGAGTGGCAAGATCATCAAAGTTTCTAGAAATACAGAAAACGCCCCAATCAATCGCAGTTCAACCCAATCTGTGGCATTTTCTCACTACAACAATATATCCGCACAACTGCCTATTGTTCCTAGTAGCGGCAAGTTAGTTGAAGGCGGAATTAGAGAGCATTCCCGCCAGTGTCTAGACAATATCAAGGCGATCGTCGAAAGCGTCGGTCACGGGTTGCACGATGTGGTTAAGATAACCGTCTATCTAAAATCGATGGCTGATCTTGATGCCGTCGATGAAGTTTACAACGAATATTTCTCTAGCCACCTTCCAACACGCAGTGTACTTGCTGTCGCGGCGCTGCCAACAGAAGGGGCTTTGGTGCAAATGGATGCGCTGATCTCAAATGGGGAAGGGACTCATCCACAAGCGCCATGCGAACTGATAAAACGAGTCAGAAATACACCCAAAGCGCCAATGGATCGTTTATCGAGTCAGAGCGTTGCCTTTTCCCATTACAATCACATCTCGGCTCAACTTCCTATCGAACCTAATACAGGAAACATCGCCGCCGGTGGAGTGAAAGCGCAAGCAAGACAATGTTTGACGAACCTCAAAGCGGTATTAACGAGTATTGATGTACCACTTGATGACATTGTGAAAATTAACATACACGTCACCAATCTTGATGATATTTGTGCAGTCAATGAAGTGTACTCCTCATTCTTTCCATGTTCTGCCATTGCCAGAAGCGTTGCTTACATGCCAGCCCGTTCAATCATCAAGGCGGAAGGATTACCGATGGATGCATTGGTACAAATTGATGCCACCGTGTCACACGGTGATGGCACACCACCGCAAGCCGTGGAAGATCGCCACGGTATCGTGATTCGGGCTCACAACACGGAAAACGCACCCGTAAGCAAACTCGCGACCCATACCGTTGCGTTTTCACACTACAATAATGTTTCTGCACAGCTGCCGATTCAACCTCAGAGTGGGGATCTTATTGCCAGCGACGTACGACAACAAACAGCACAATGCCTAAGTAATATTAAAGCCATTGTAGAGAGTGTGAATCATGATATGGATGATATCGTGAAGTTCAATATTCAGTTAAAACAGGTGGAAGATCTCGCCCAAGTGGATCAAGTACTGGCAGACTACTTTGACAACGATTATCCATCTCGAACCGTGATTGGAGTCTCTGATATTGCGATGGGCGCATTAGTGCAAATCGACGCGATTGTATCGAATGCCGAGGGAACACCGCCACAAGCATGA
- the argF gene encoding ornithine carbamoyltransferase, with amino-acid sequence MKLPSSSATDLHKANLEHMVSMKDFSVREMDNMMELMSYLKQARKDNAIPQLFKGKSVGMIFEAGSTRTRVSFEVAATLLGGHALFLSPKDIHLGGKESIDDTSRVLSRMCDVIMARTNSPETLDGLLNMSTVPVINGLDTRFHPTQMLADLFTIREHITDGRQLNELTLAFMGDATDVCRSLMLTCAKYGMGFKQIGPVKYHMEPEWVELAQSYCAESGGHIEITDDVERISECDVVYGDSFYWVTQMDEKAERLAAFMPDYVISEELMAKAKPGAMLLHCLPANDKEEVTRGALESEYSVAFDEAENRLTAQMAILVYFTHKDAVTPSEDTIRRHEDKIQTFLSTL; translated from the coding sequence ATGAAATTACCTTCTTCAAGTGCAACTGACCTACACAAAGCAAACCTTGAGCACATGGTATCAATGAAAGATTTCTCGGTTCGAGAAATGGATAACATGATGGAGTTAATGAGCTACCTTAAACAAGCTCGCAAAGATAATGCTATCCCTCAACTATTCAAAGGTAAGTCCGTTGGGATGATTTTTGAAGCGGGCTCCACGCGTACCCGTGTGTCATTTGAAGTCGCGGCGACACTGCTGGGTGGTCATGCGCTCTTCCTGTCTCCGAAAGATATCCATCTTGGTGGTAAAGAGTCTATTGATGATACATCGCGAGTGCTATCACGCATGTGCGATGTGATTATGGCGCGCACTAATAGCCCGGAAACCCTCGATGGGCTATTGAATATGTCAACCGTGCCTGTCATCAACGGTCTGGATACTCGCTTCCACCCAACGCAAATGCTGGCGGACTTATTTACCATCCGTGAGCACATTACCGATGGACGCCAACTAAATGAGCTGACGTTAGCCTTTATGGGTGACGCGACTGACGTTTGCCGTTCATTAATGCTGACCTGTGCGAAATACGGCATGGGCTTTAAGCAAATCGGTCCAGTCAAGTATCACATGGAACCAGAGTGGGTGGAGCTAGCGCAATCTTACTGTGCCGAGTCTGGTGGTCATATTGAAATTACCGATGATGTGGAACGAATCAGTGAGTGTGATGTGGTCTATGGTGACAGTTTCTACTGGGTTACTCAAATGGATGAGAAAGCAGAGCGCTTGGCCGCTTTCATGCCTGATTATGTGATTTCTGAAGAGTTGATGGCAAAAGCGAAACCCGGCGCGATGCTACTGCACTGCTTGCCAGCTAATGACAAAGAAGAAGTGACCCGTGGCGCATTAGAAAGCGAGTACTCGGTGGCCTTTGATGAAGCAGAAAACCGCCTAACCGCGCAAATGGCGATTTTGGTTTACTTTACTCACAAGGATGCGGTGACGCCAAGTGAAGATACCATTAGGCGCCACGAAGATAAAATTCAAACCTTCCTTAGCACCTTGTAA
- the aguA gene encoding agmatine deiminase, which yields MKKLLETTPKQDGFRMPGEHAPHSEIWMAWPERTDNWRNGAKPAQKVFADVAKQINKTTPVTMLVSADQYDNAVSRLPDEIRVLEVSTDDSWMRDIGASYVVNDTGERRGVDWEFNAWGGFVDGLYWPWKRDDQVAQKMCEITADPRYRAPIVLEGGSIHIDGEGTLYTTEECLLDESRNPDLSKEELSEVLCEHLNVEKIVWLPRGLYNDETNGHVDNILHVVKPGEVVLTWCDDPQDPQYEISREAYDCLCNQTDAKGRRIKVHKLPMPGPLYMTKEEAAGIDIAEGMEREAGERLAASYANYLITNNQIVLPLLDDRYDAEVKALLEALYPGYEVNGVPAREILLGGGNIHCITQQVPKV from the coding sequence ATGAAAAAACTATTAGAGACAACACCAAAGCAAGACGGATTCAGGATGCCTGGCGAGCATGCCCCTCACAGTGAAATTTGGATGGCTTGGCCAGAGCGCACAGACAATTGGCGCAATGGCGCAAAACCAGCACAAAAAGTGTTTGCTGATGTGGCGAAGCAAATTAACAAGACCACTCCGGTCACCATGTTAGTTAGTGCCGATCAATACGACAACGCGGTTTCCCGTTTACCTGATGAGATTCGTGTCCTTGAGGTATCGACCGACGACTCATGGATGCGCGACATTGGCGCTAGCTATGTTGTTAATGATACTGGCGAGCGTCGCGGTGTTGACTGGGAATTCAATGCTTGGGGCGGGTTTGTGGATGGGCTTTACTGGCCTTGGAAGCGTGACGATCAAGTTGCACAGAAAATGTGTGAAATTACCGCTGACCCACGTTACAGAGCGCCGATTGTGCTGGAAGGAGGTTCAATCCACATCGACGGCGAAGGCACTTTGTACACCACAGAAGAGTGTTTGTTGGATGAAAGCCGCAACCCTGACTTGAGCAAAGAAGAGCTCAGTGAAGTGCTTTGTGAACACCTAAATGTTGAAAAGATCGTTTGGCTGCCTCGTGGCTTGTACAACGATGAAACCAACGGTCACGTTGACAACATTCTTCATGTCGTTAAGCCCGGTGAAGTGGTGCTGACTTGGTGCGATGACCCGCAAGACCCTCAGTATGAGATCAGCCGAGAAGCGTACGATTGCTTGTGTAATCAAACGGATGCAAAAGGTCGCAGAATCAAGGTTCATAAGCTGCCAATGCCGGGTCCTTTGTATATGACCAAAGAAGAAGCGGCTGGCATTGATATTGCCGAAGGGATGGAGCGTGAGGCGGGTGAACGCTTAGCGGCGTCGTATGCCAACTATCTGATCACCAATAACCAGATTGTCCTACCGCTGCTTGATGACCGCTATGACGCGGAGGTGAAAGCACTGTTGGAGGCGCTGTATCCGGGCTACGAAGTTAATGGTGTCCCAGCTCGTGAAATCCTGCTGGGTGGCGGCAATATTCACTGCATTACGCAACAAGTGCCCAAAGTATAA
- a CDS encoding APC family permease, producing MSNETQGKMGVMSIALFTLCAVLVVDTLTASASIGVSSIGWWVVMLIIFVIPYGFITSELSTAYPGDGGIYDWVKEAFNFKWAVRTTWFYWINVGLWMPAVYIMFAGMFAELFMPDLSLWGQIAICIVLTWFTVWICNVSADIGVWVTNIGAILKILVIGTLGVGGFVYAMKHGVANEFTFSAMMPTLDSAVAFLPAIVFNLMGFELVATMTKEMKDVRDMPKAVFLSIGITAFLYIFGTVGILMALPVESIGLVAGLIDTFKTLFGNGPFGTAMVYFFGICALLTLIGNMVSWTMGSSRAAAEAAQEGELPAPVAKMSDKGSPVGANNITGAVSTVVILSYALFAQGNDDLFWSIFAFSSCIFLLPYLFMFPAYLKLRVVDGERERPFKVPGGLGAQVVMSTVCFLVILQAVVLFIFPEALDLTVADWSYTAPVLIGVIVMILMGEWILLGALKRKNQQLEQES from the coding sequence ATGAGCAACGAAACTCAAGGCAAAATGGGGGTCATGAGTATTGCACTATTTACATTATGTGCAGTATTGGTGGTCGACACACTCACAGCGTCCGCAAGTATAGGGGTCAGTTCCATCGGTTGGTGGGTGGTGATGCTGATCATTTTTGTTATCCCTTATGGATTTATCACCTCTGAGCTAAGCACTGCTTATCCCGGTGATGGTGGGATCTATGACTGGGTAAAAGAAGCGTTCAATTTTAAATGGGCAGTCCGTACGACGTGGTTTTATTGGATTAACGTCGGTCTGTGGATGCCGGCTGTTTACATCATGTTCGCCGGCATGTTCGCGGAGTTATTCATGCCAGATCTATCGTTGTGGGGGCAAATCGCGATTTGTATTGTTCTCACTTGGTTTACCGTTTGGATCTGTAATGTCTCGGCAGACATTGGCGTTTGGGTGACCAACATCGGTGCTATTTTAAAAATCTTAGTGATTGGCACATTAGGTGTTGGCGGCTTTGTCTATGCGATGAAGCACGGTGTCGCGAATGAATTTACCTTCTCTGCGATGATGCCCACACTCGATTCTGCGGTAGCCTTTCTTCCGGCAATTGTCTTTAACCTAATGGGGTTTGAGTTGGTTGCCACTATGACCAAAGAGATGAAAGACGTGCGTGATATGCCCAAAGCCGTATTCCTTTCGATTGGTATCACTGCGTTCCTCTACATTTTTGGCACCGTGGGCATTCTGATGGCGCTGCCGGTTGAAAGTATCGGCTTGGTAGCCGGTTTAATCGATACCTTTAAAACGTTATTTGGTAATGGTCCATTCGGTACTGCCATGGTCTATTTCTTCGGTATCTGTGCGCTATTGACGCTTATTGGCAATATGGTGAGTTGGACTATGGGTTCAAGCCGTGCCGCCGCAGAAGCCGCTCAAGAAGGCGAGCTTCCCGCCCCAGTGGCAAAAATGTCTGACAAGGGTTCACCGGTTGGCGCTAACAACATCACTGGTGCTGTCTCGACAGTGGTCATTCTTTCTTACGCTTTATTTGCGCAGGGTAATGATGACTTGTTCTGGTCCATCTTTGCTTTTTCTAGCTGCATATTCTTACTGCCTTATCTGTTTATGTTCCCTGCCTACCTAAAACTGCGTGTGGTGGATGGCGAACGTGAACGTCCATTTAAAGTGCCGGGCGGGCTTGGCGCACAAGTCGTGATGTCCACGGTGTGCTTCTTAGTCATTCTCCAAGCCGTGGTGCTTTTCATCTTCCCTGAAGCGCTTGACTTGACCGTCGCCGATTGGAGTTATACCGCTCCAGTATTAATTGGCGTCATCGTCATGATCTTAATGGGAGAGTGGATCTTACTCGGTGCTTTGAAACGCAAAAATCAACAACTGGAACAGGAAAGCTGA
- the arcC gene encoding carbamate kinase, with protein sequence MSKPIIVVAIGGNALLQRGEVMSCENQQKSIAQTASSLAELSKNYRLVIVHGNGPQVGLLSLQNNAYKDCPPYPFDVLGAETQGMIGYLIQQGLNAAIDDRFTTTILTRIVVDENDPAIADPSKFIGPVYSEQQAKQLAETHNWVVKPDGAHWRRVVPSPKPQEVLEIKAIKDLLEKEHLIICGGGGGAPVVEKDGAYVGFEAVIDKDMTAALIAEEIGAEHLLILTDGTHVCLNWGTPEEQKLENVSVTQMKQYDFAAGSMGPKVDACCQFVDNTGSMGHIGDLSCALEIIEGKSGTHVKR encoded by the coding sequence ATGTCAAAACCTATTATTGTTGTGGCGATTGGGGGCAATGCTCTATTGCAACGCGGCGAGGTCATGAGCTGCGAAAACCAACAAAAAAGCATCGCACAAACCGCAAGTTCGCTGGCTGAGTTGAGTAAAAACTATCGTTTAGTCATTGTTCACGGCAATGGTCCACAAGTAGGGCTGCTTTCTTTGCAAAACAACGCATACAAAGACTGTCCGCCTTATCCGTTCGATGTTCTTGGCGCAGAAACACAAGGCATGATTGGGTATTTGATTCAGCAAGGGCTAAACGCTGCGATTGACGACCGCTTTACCACGACGATACTGACGCGGATTGTTGTTGATGAAAATGACCCAGCTATCGCGGACCCTTCTAAATTTATTGGTCCTGTTTATAGCGAGCAGCAAGCGAAACAACTCGCTGAAACACATAATTGGGTCGTGAAACCAGACGGCGCACACTGGCGTCGTGTTGTTCCGTCGCCAAAACCACAAGAGGTGCTGGAAATAAAAGCCATTAAAGATCTGCTTGAAAAGGAACACCTGATCATTTGCGGCGGCGGCGGCGGCGCACCCGTAGTGGAGAAAGATGGCGCCTATGTCGGCTTTGAGGCAGTCATCGATAAAGATATGACAGCGGCTCTTATAGCCGAAGAAATAGGCGCAGAGCACCTACTTATTCTGACTGACGGCACTCACGTCTGTCTAAATTGGGGCACGCCTGAAGAACAAAAACTGGAAAATGTGAGCGTTACACAGATGAAACAATACGATTTTGCTGCGGGCTCTATGGGACCGAAAGTGGACGCGTGTTGTCAGTTTGTTGATAACACAGGAAGCATGGGGCATATCGGCGATTTGTCTTGCGCACTAGAAATCATAGAAGGCAAATCCGGTACTCATGTAAAACGCTAA
- a CDS encoding TetR/AcrR family transcriptional regulator yields the protein MRKVSTEEKLLKINQAVVRLIERREATDISMYDVAKECGMATSTVYHHYPNIENLFHSLLKNVFVDFDLLLGRCINEDQVFHWTDINRMIETAYVNYYNQNPIAKKLILGRHTFAELGHADTEHDLELGHQVEMIYRQFFDIPQLPQPINIFAISLQVADKIYSLSYRKYGYITPELATEALRLSEAYLQLYIPPICQRTY from the coding sequence ATGCGCAAAGTCAGCACAGAGGAAAAACTGTTAAAAATTAACCAAGCGGTTGTCCGCTTGATAGAAAGACGAGAAGCGACGGATATTTCTATGTACGATGTGGCGAAAGAGTGTGGCATGGCGACCTCTACGGTTTATCATCATTATCCTAATATAGAAAATTTATTTCATAGTTTATTAAAAAATGTGTTTGTTGATTTTGATTTATTATTAGGTCGGTGCATTAATGAAGATCAAGTTTTCCATTGGACTGATATTAATCGGATGATCGAAACGGCGTATGTGAATTACTACAACCAAAACCCTATCGCAAAAAAATTAATATTAGGTCGCCACACTTTCGCCGAATTGGGACATGCTGATACCGAGCACGACCTTGAATTAGGGCACCAAGTTGAAATGATCTATCGCCAGTTTTTTGATATTCCTCAGCTACCTCAGCCAATCAATATTTTCGCTATTTCTTTGCAAGTCGCCGATAAAATCTATTCTCTCTCTTACCGTAAGTACGGTTACATCACCCCTGAATTAGCCACAGAAGCACTGCGCCTTTCTGAAGCGTATCTGCAACTCTACATTCCACCCATTTGCCAACGAACGTACTAG
- a CDS encoding glycosyl hydrolase family 8, with translation MLFTKWLVIFMAALVLPVHAASDTDWLRYKQRFIQADGRVVDTGNQNISHSEGQGFGMLFAVAFDDPQTFEQLWKWTQATLHDEATGLFYWKYNPNAATPIEDKNNASDGDVLIAWALLKAGQQWDQRHYLQASDKILRALLKHNIVDFAGKKVMLPGSHGFTFASSMTLNPSYFIYPAWQDFFARTRLYDLQTLIDDTQQLMLDIDWGKRKIATDWITLYADGTTSPATQWPARASYDAIRVPVYIAWRNPDHPILARWQALFSPYNRLTTPAWEMVSGNQKADYPMSGGLLAVRDFTMGELSPSSTHISRYEDYYSASLKMLVKLADTGF, from the coding sequence ATGTTGTTTACAAAATGGCTGGTGATTTTTATGGCTGCGTTGGTACTTCCGGTTCATGCTGCCAGTGACACAGATTGGTTGCGTTATAAACAGCGATTTATTCAAGCGGATGGTCGAGTGGTTGATACGGGAAATCAAAATATTAGTCACAGTGAAGGTCAAGGTTTTGGGATGTTATTCGCCGTGGCGTTCGACGATCCGCAGACCTTTGAGCAGCTATGGAAATGGACTCAAGCGACCTTACATGATGAGGCAACGGGTCTATTTTATTGGAAATATAATCCCAATGCCGCTACGCCAATCGAAGATAAGAATAACGCCTCGGATGGCGATGTGCTTATTGCTTGGGCACTATTAAAAGCTGGGCAACAGTGGGATCAGCGACACTATCTACAAGCCTCCGATAAAATACTGCGTGCGTTGTTAAAACATAATATTGTCGATTTTGCCGGTAAAAAGGTCATGTTGCCTGGGAGCCATGGGTTTACTTTTGCTTCCAGTATGACGCTGAATCCGTCGTACTTTATTTATCCTGCATGGCAGGATTTTTTCGCTCGCACACGCCTGTATGATTTGCAGACGCTAATAGACGACACCCAGCAATTGATGCTCGATATTGATTGGGGTAAGCGCAAGATAGCGACCGACTGGATCACTTTATATGCTGATGGAACCACGTCTCCAGCCACGCAATGGCCGGCTCGTGCGAGCTATGACGCGATTAGAGTGCCAGTGTATATTGCTTGGCGTAATCCGGATCATCCGATCTTGGCACGTTGGCAGGCGCTGTTTTCTCCTTATAATCGGTTGACTACACCCGCTTGGGAGATGGTTAGTGGCAATCAAAAAGCTGATTATCCAATGAGTGGCGGACTATTAGCGGTTCGAGATTTCACCATGGGAGAGCTGTCGCCGAGTTCAACTCATATCAGTCGTTATGAAGATTACTATTCAGCCAGCCTTAAGATGTTGGTTAAGTTGGCTGACACGGGTTTCTAA